The Ramlibacter sp. PS4R-6 nucleotide sequence GACCAAGCTCACGCAGTCGTTCGGCAATGCGTGCGCGCAGTACGGGCGCATCTACGGCCCCGGCACCAACAACACCTACGACGCGACGATCGGCACCACGCTGAACACCGCCGTGGGCAGCGAGGACTGCCTGTACCTGAACGTCTGGCGCCCGGGCACGAACGACGGCAACCTGCCCGTGATCGTGTTCTTCCACGGCGGCAGCAACGTGTCGGGCTACACCGCCGACCCGGTCTACAACGGCAGCGCCTTGGCCAAGAACGCCAACGCCGTGGTGGTCACGCCGAACTTCCGCCTGGGCGTGCTCGGCTTCTTCAGCCTGCCGCAGCTCAAGACGGGCGATGCGCAGACCAACTCCGGCAACTTCACGCTGCTCGACAGCATCAAGGCGCTGGAGTGGGTGCGCAAGAACGCCGCGGCCTTCGGCGGCAACCCGGACAACGTGACCATCGTCGGCCAGTCGGCCGGCGCGATCAACGTGTGGGCGCTGCAGACCTCGCCGCTGATGGTGGCGGCCAGCCCGAAGCTGTTCCACAAGGTGGTGCCGCTGTCCGGCGGCATCTCGATGGCGACCAACCTGCCGGCCGGCAGCATCCCGACGCTCTCGCCCGCGGTTGTCTACAACGCGCAAGGCACGGCGATGCTGCAGAACCTGCTGATCGCCGATGGCCTGGCGACGGACGTGGCATCGGCGAATGCGTACATCGCCACCCGCACCGACGCGCAGATCGCCGACTACGTGCGCGGCAAGACCAGCGCGCAGCTGTTCACGACGCTGCTCACCAAGCTGGCGCTCGCCGGCCTGGCGGGCTCGGGCCCCATCCCCGAGGGCACGGTCGTCGCATCCGATCCCATCGCCGCGATCAACGCCGGCAACTACGTGAAGGTGCCGGTCCTCGCGGGCAACACGCGCGACGAAGGCAAGCTGTTCCCGTCGTTCCTGCCGCTCGTCGGCGGCACGGGCAACGCGCGCATCGTCACCGACGCGCAGCTGTTCGCCAACCACTTCTCGTACAACCCCAACGCCACGCCGCAGACGACGGTCGACCAGTGGCTTGCCGCGTCCTACCTGCCGGTGAACGCGCCGACCACCGGCTTCACGGCGCGCGCCGAAACGCTCAACGCCGTGTTCTTCGGCCGCAGCCGCGACAACGTGCTGAACTCGCTGAAGACGCAGCAGAGCAACGTGTACTACTACCGCTTCGACTGGGACGAGCAGCCGGCCCCGTGGAACGACATCTACGGCGCGGTGCACCTGGTGGACCTGCCGTTCCTCTTCGGCACCTTCGGCCCCTCGCTGTTCGGGAACGTGTGGTTCAACGAAGCCAACAAGCCCGGCCGCCTGGAGCTGTCCGCCGCGATGATGCAGACGATGTCCGCCTTCGCGCGCACCGGCGACCCGAACAACGCCGCGCTGGGCGTGACGTGGCCGGTGTGGCCGAACAAGCTGGTGTTCGACGCCACGCCGACGGCCAAGGCCATCCACGTCGAGTAAGGGCCGCAGAGCCCGCCCAGGGAGTTGTCATTCCACCAAGCAGTCAGGAGACGAATGTCATGAAGTCATGGACGTCGTTGGGAACGAAAACCCTGGGCGCGCTCGCGCTCTGCATCGCGGCGACGGGAGCCGCCGCGGACATCGTCGTGGGGCAGGTCGCGCCCCTGTCGGGCGTGCTGGCCAGCACCGGGCGCCAGATGGTGCTGGGCGGCCAGATCTATTTCGACCACGTCAACTCGCGCGGGGGCATCAACGGCCAGAAGGTCAAGGTGCTGGTGGCCGACGACGGCTACAAGGTCGACGAGACGGTGCGCCTCACGAAGGAGATGCTGGCCAAGCCGGAGGTGGTCGCGCTGTTCGGCTTCGCCGGCACGGCCAATATCGGCAAGCTGCTGGCCGACAAGGTGCTGGAGGAGG carries:
- a CDS encoding carboxylesterase/lipase family protein, translating into MKNLWALGLVALLAACGGGGGNDPTVRMTHLGEVKGAEDFGQGTYSWKGIPFAAPPTGALRWKAPAEPQAWTSTKLTQSFGNACAQYGRIYGPGTNNTYDATIGTTLNTAVGSEDCLYLNVWRPGTNDGNLPVIVFFHGGSNVSGYTADPVYNGSALAKNANAVVVTPNFRLGVLGFFSLPQLKTGDAQTNSGNFTLLDSIKALEWVRKNAAAFGGNPDNVTIVGQSAGAINVWALQTSPLMVAASPKLFHKVVPLSGGISMATNLPAGSIPTLSPAVVYNAQGTAMLQNLLIADGLATDVASANAYIATRTDAQIADYVRGKTSAQLFTTLLTKLALAGLAGSGPIPEGTVVASDPIAAINAGNYVKVPVLAGNTRDEGKLFPSFLPLVGGTGNARIVTDAQLFANHFSYNPNATPQTTVDQWLAASYLPVNAPTTGFTARAETLNAVFFGRSRDNVLNSLKTQQSNVYYYRFDWDEQPAPWNDIYGAVHLVDLPFLFGTFGPSLFGNVWFNEANKPGRLELSAAMMQTMSAFARTGDPNNAALGVTWPVWPNKLVFDATPTAKAIHVE